From a single Capsicum annuum cultivar UCD-10X-F1 chromosome 12, UCD10Xv1.1, whole genome shotgun sequence genomic region:
- the LOC107849680 gene encoding uncharacterized protein LOC107849680, protein MGGSSIVPLDRTSSIENEPRTLNLDQIQFARDAALYVINTRGLEEAMRIFTEGLEPVVHCVHDKEEVDALNECAEEFERLSNPLRNNSETRDVVTAPF, encoded by the exons ATGGGAGGGTCATCAATTGTTCCATTAGATAGAACATCGTCTATAGAGAATGAACCTAGAACTCTTAATCTCGATCAAATTCAGTTTGCTAGA GATGCAGCACTTTACGTTATTAATACAAGAGGTTTAGAAGAAGCTATGAGAATTTTCACAGag GGATTAGAACCGGTTGTTCATTGTGTACATGACAAAGAGGAAGTTGATGCTTTGAATGAATGTGCTGAGGAATTTGAAAGATTATCAAATCCTTTGAGGAATAATTCAGAAACTAGAGACGTTGTTACTGCTCCTTTCTAG